In Ananas comosus cultivar F153 linkage group 10, ASM154086v1, whole genome shotgun sequence, the following proteins share a genomic window:
- the LOC109716022 gene encoding uncharacterized protein LOC109716022 has product MLLPLLGGVPVLHPYDRSSKTLFSAIENGWLPGDILDDIPCKYLNGTIICEQVWDYRSCMTKLGDNEPSGDEFPKLKKVNLRMGMENVVKDMLSIADDSWTYNDLLQAESQIIKALRPRLNLDPKPLLNRLCRNPVPKMLDLGIQKKSTEKHKDTAETDYASSLHVSRNVLSSTQEKNLVNNCSLEQEESSVVNCSLPKPHYTASVSSSGAVLDKTLGVSCTTQKTSLHNGKLRISAEPPSPPLKRPKQEPLEMVSSHINSDQSKMLPRQKQPEAPNMQYLSNEREDNVMPVPKILKQGPVKFSNVKEEPTDLVTSYKAYKPLLRASDVHAVQITNKIMAHEKPLSHGRSLSSHLQYGSNSHNDRCTKKDISSRKRKSSEGPLNFELEDNQTKGAPCSSYPASAGIGIHKDKAAIVSTDSIEKVPISSAPKTSVVQANHSKKRRKKPEALIEVAAGTCNASNDNSSMGNTSIQPTVETNVDLDPALHRKFSTIVTIIQRHGLDNKKAKVDKYLSRVSLSSCFLLPDKALRLEDTEECGSLTENTCMSKYLIGGSRNACKTRILTFQRVRFFFRDTGIPFWVDESRCKLVLLEFEEPHVHEVAVEIIFDQGKRFNIAILPSSHHADVFAAQFTRLMKRDGYELLNDQLQRSSSSIANALCGSSVAATLPNITRLPYATPASNHLLHPAVPFGNNLSTINLQQFPLLDIQSLIGMPPPFLSLIRPQQLETLSNLSSMSQQQSDFNNPLPYTPKALSDKRNARIGNVLINNPSDIGILLNRGQSYNQGTHLVSNNMLIQNFSHRNDGMIGDASLLNQALGRSCLDQFKYKAKAPIVLPERAAMNLCTNNYDLWQQFCAQQKEKLSQLTLQQKEQLLLLQSSLSLKQDSPALTRINQPLSVSCSEVSMQSRAHHVNGHVATVGSPQISSQTIGSGSSVTSTPVELGAPIRGSEHGKEIVEM; this is encoded by the exons ATGCTCTTGCCTTTGCTAGGCGGTGTTCCAGTGTTGCATCCTTATGATAGGTCATCAAAGACCTTATTCTCT GCTATTGAAAATGGCTGGCTTCCTGGAGATATCCTAGATGACATACCTTGCAAGTACCTCAATGGAACCATCATTTGTGAG CAGGTGTGGGACTATCGATCCTGTATGACTAAATTGGGTGATAATGAACCCTCGGGAGATGAATTTCCAAAATTGAAGAAAGTTAACCTAAGAATGGGCATGGAAAATGTTGTCAAGGACATGCTATCAATTGCAGATGATTCATGGACTTACAATGATTTGTTG CAAGCTGAGTCCCAGATCATTAAGGCCTTGCGACCAAGACTTAATTTGGATCCAAAGCCGTTGCTGAACAGACTTTGCAGAAATCCTGTTCCAAAAATG CTTGATTTAGGTATACAGAAGAAATCTACAGAAAAGCATAAAGACACAGCAGAAACAGACTATGCGTCTTCTCTACATGTTTCGAGAAATGTGTTAAGCAGCACTCAAGAGAAAAACTTGGTGAATAATTGCTCATTAGAACAGGAGGAAAGTTCAGTTGTGAATTGCTCATTACCTAAGCCCCACTATACGGCATCTGTGTCTAGTTCAGGAGCAGTTCTTGATAAAACTCTTGGAGTCTCTTGCACTACCCAGAAAACTTCTTTGCACAATGGAAAGCTGAGAATATCCGCCGaacctccctctcctccactAAAAAGGCCAAAACAAGAGCCACTGGAAATGGTATCTTCACATATTAATAGTGATCAAAGCAAGATGCTTCCACGCCAGAAGCAACCGGAAGCTCCAAATATGCAGTACCTAAGTAATGAAAGGGAGGATAATGTCATGCCTGTGCCCAAAATTTTGAAGCAAGGACCTGTAAAGTTTTCTAATGTTAAAGAAGAACCCACTGACTTGGTAACTTCATATAAGGCTTATAAGCCGTTGTTGAGGGCTAGTGATGTTCATGCAGTGCAAATTACAAACAAGATAATGGCTCACGAAAAGCCTTTGTCACATGGCAGATCTCTTAGTTCTCATTTGCAGTATGGTAGTAACAGTCATAATGATAGGTGCACAAAGAAGGATATTTCCTCTAGGAAAAGAAAATCGTCAGAGGGCCCCCTAAATTTTGAGTTGGAAGACAATCAAACTAAAGGAGCTCCATGCAGCTCATATCCAGCTAGTGCTGGTATTGGGATTCACAAGGATAAAGCTGCAATAGTTTCTACAGATTCAATTGAGAAGGTCCCGATAAGTTCAGCTCCAAAAACTTCTGTTGTGCAAGCAAATCACTCTAAAAAACGACGGAAGAAACCTGAAGCTCTTATAGAAGTTGCAGCTGGTACTTGTAACGCTTCAAATGACAATTCTTCAATGGGAAATACATCTATTCAGCCTACTGTGGAAACAAATGTTGATCTTGATCCTGCTCTTCATAGGAAGTTTTCAACAATTGTAACAATTATCCAGAG GCATGGACTAGACAACAAGAAGGCCAAAGTTGACAAATATTTATCAAGAGTATCATTATCTAGTTGCTTCCTACTACCAGACAAAGCTTTAAGGCTTGAGGACACTGAAGAATGCGGGTCTTTAACAGAAAATACGTGTATGTCAAAGTACTTAATTGGTGGGAGTAGGAATGCTTGCAAGACCCGAATACTAACATTTCAACGTGTAAGGTTCTTCTTTAGAG ATACTGGTATCCCCTTTTGGGTTGATGAATCTCGCTGCAAACTTGTATTGCTCGAGTTTGAGGAGCCACATGTTCATGAAGTAGCAGTAGAAATAATCTTTGATCAAGGGAAGCGCTTTAATATTGCTATACTTCCTAGCTCT CATCATGCAGATGTCTTTGCTGCTCAATTCACTAGGCTG ATGAAACGCGATGGATATGAGCTTTTGAATGATCAGTTGCAACGCTCCTCATCTAGTATTGCTAATGCTCTTTGTGGTAGCTCTGTGGCTGCCACTTTGCCTAATATTACCCGGCTACCGTATGCAACACCTGCTTCCAACCATTTATTACATCCAGCTGTTCCATTCGGCAACAACTTGTCAACCATAAACCTGCAGCAATTTCCACTTCTGGATATTCAATCCTTAATAGGGATGCCACCTCCCTTCTTATCCTTAATCCGGCCACAGCAGTTGGAAACTCTCTCTAACCTCAGTTCCATGAGTCAGCAACAATCAGATTTCAACAATCCATTACCTTATACCCCAAAAGCTTTATCGGATAAAAGAAATGCGAGAATTGGCAACGTATTAATAAACAACCCTTCAGATATTGGAATTCTTTTGAACCGAGGGCAATCATACAACCAGGGAACTCACTTGGTGAGCAATAATATGCTAATACAGAATTTTTCTCATCGAAATGATGGGATGATAGGGGATGCATCTCTTCTGAATCAGGCATTGGGAAGAAGCTGCCTTGATCAGTTCAAATACAAAGCAAAGGCTCCAATAGTTTTACCAGAAAGGGCGGCTATGAACTTGTGCACCAACAACTACGACCTGTGGCAGCAGTTTTGTGCACAGCAAAAGGAAAAGTTATCACAACTAACGTTACAACAGAAggagcagctgctgctgctgcagtcCAGCTTGTCCCTGAAGCAGGATTCACCAGCTCTAACCAGGATAAATCAGCCTTTGTCAGTGAGTTGTAGTGAAGTGAGCATGCAGTCTCGAGCTCACCATGTGAATGGTCATGTTGCTACTGTGGGCAGCCCACAAATTAGCTCCCAGACCATTGGCTCTGGTAGTAGTGTGACAAGCACACCGGTTGAGCTAGGGGCGCCTATCAGAGGAAGCGAACATGGAAAAGAGATTGTCGAAATGTGA